The following are encoded in a window of Xyrauchen texanus isolate HMW12.3.18 chromosome 42, RBS_HiC_50CHRs, whole genome shotgun sequence genomic DNA:
- the syt5b gene encoding synaptotagmin Vb gives MRFVHTSVRVRRTAEPEEPKPEHEPHPAPPTHHDYENMKNKFMNELEHLPLPVWAVGAIVLVVLALVVCFTYCMFKKCFGKKKKSKKARERKRAGRKRTEGAAGEGEGEQKVEAEKKEGEEQKEEQENLGKLEFSLDYNFTDAQLIVGVLQAQDLPAMDIGGTSDPYVKVYLLPDKKKKFETKVQRKNLCPVFNETFVFKIPYAELGGKTLILQVFDFDRFGKHDVIGQITIPINSVDLAQPLHEWRDLENGDKEEEKLGDVCISLRYVPTAGKLTVNIMEAKNLKKMDVGGLSDPYVKMVLQHNGKRLKKKKTTVKKNTLNPYFNESFSFEVPFEQIQKVQLLITVYDYDKLGSNDPIGKTFIGYGATGVGLRHWSDMLANPRRPVAQWHTLQPEEEVDAALKAPHR, from the exons ATGAGGTTTGTACATACAAGTGTCCGTGTTCGGCGGACTGCTGAACCTGAAGAACCAAAACCAGAACATGAGCCACATCCTGCTCCTCCAACACATCACGACTATGAAAACATGAAGAACAAGTTCATGAATGAGCTGGAACATCTTCCAT TGCCGGTGTGGGCTGTGGGAGCCATAGTGCTGGTGGTTCTGGCTCTGGTGGTGtgttttacatactgtatgttcaagAAATGCTTTGGCAAGAAGAAGAAATCCAAGAAAGCTCGTGAGAGGAAGAGAGCTGGACGAAAACGAACAGAAGGGGCTGCAGGAGAGGGGGAAGGAGAACAAAAg GTTGAAGCAGAGAAAAAGGAGGGTGAGGAACAAAAAGAAGAGCAGGAGAACTTGGGAAAACTGGAATTCTCTTTGGATTACAACTTCACTGATGCTCAG TTGATAGTTGGAGTTCTTCAGGCTCAAGATCTTCCTGCGATGGATATCGGTGGCACGTCTGACCCTTATGTGAAAGTTTACCTGCTTCCAGACAAGAAGAAGAAGTTTGAGACCAAAGTGCAGCGCAAAAACCTCTGTCCTGTTTTCAATGAGACCTTTGTTTTTAAG ATTCCATATGCTGAGCTGGGTGGTAAAACTTTAATACTTCAGGTGTTTGATTTTGACCGGTTTGGTAAACATGACGTCATCGGCCAGATAACGATTCCTATAAACAGTGTTGACCTCGCGCAGCCGCTGCACGAATGGAGGGATCTCGAAAATGGAGATAAGGAGGAG GAGAAACTCGGAGACGTCTGTATTTCTCTGCGTTATGTGCCCACTGCCGGTAAACTCACCGTTAACATAATGGAGGCCAAAAATCTCAAGAAGATGGATGTTGGTGGTTTATCAG ATCCCTATGTGAAGATGGTGCTACAGCATAACGGAAAACgactgaagaagaagaaaactacAGTTAAGAAGAACACATTAAACCCTTACTTCAACGAGAGCTTCAGCTTTGAGGTCCCATTTGAACAGATACAG AAAGTCCAGTTGCTCATCACTGTGTATGACTATGACAAGCTAGGCAGCAACGACCCCATTGGCAAAACCTTCATTGGTTATGGTGCCACAGGTGTCGGCTTACGCCATTGGTCAGACATGCTGGCCAATCCCAGGCGTCCGGTGGCACAGTGGCACACGCTGCAGCCAGAGGAAGAGGTGGATGCTGCTCTGAAGGCACCGCATCGCTAa